CAGGGGTAATTCGAGAGCGCAATAAACAGCCCAGACCGAATTACATGCGTCGCCGTTACCATCATCACTATTTATAATTTTCGAGCTACTTATAAACAAACCCGGGTATGTTTTCACAGCTTTTATGGTTGTGGCTCGGCTAGGTTACCAGGGGCAGGGGtatagagatagagagataCAGAGAGTCGGCCATAATTTACTCCTCCCCGCGATGGAGCTTGCCTCAATTTTGTCTCGCTGCAGATCAATCAGATTACTGCCATTTCTGCCCCTCGCATGGTCACGTAatgaagttggtcatttcATGAAATTGTTACTTCAAATAGTTGGAGCAACACGATTCCATGGCTCAGAGTTGGAGCTGGTTAACCGCAAAGTCGCATTACAAATCCCCCAGGTTGTTGCAATGATCCGTCCACCACAGGCCACTTTCTACAGGGGCGTTGGTGTGCGATTGATTGACGGATGCATGGCAAAGGTTGTTGGCATCTCTAAACACTCTCTGTACTCCGACTCCGATCTGCGGAGTTAGTGCCATGGGAAGAAGTTGCAGATGCAGATTATAAGCCGTAAAAATGAATTGAATTGGCCATAAGCCCATGAGACACGTCTCCACTGACAATTATGTCAGGATGCATCTGAGAGAACCATTCACCCGTaggtggatgtggatgcggCTGTGTTGTGCTCGTAATTTATGCAGTATTCATTTCAGAGTGCACCAAATTGTGCGAAATGAGGAATTCAAGACTGTAGAATATGCTAATTTTCACCAGCTGCCAGGCAATTGTCTCTTGCCCGCCATCCCGACATCCCGCCCCATGCTATCCGATCAGGCCCATCATTTCATGGAGCCAGCGCCAGCCTCTGATGATGCAATGCAGCGACTCTGCCGCTGACTCAATTAAGGCGCGCACAAAGCAGCCGCGCCGCTCTGCCACAAAAACAGCAGTTGCATGACTACCTTATGAGCCAGCAGAAGACAAAGGCAGCTGCGGAGTAGAAGTACCAGTACCAGTACCAATATCAGTGACTGCATAATCTGACACGCCTCATCGCATCAACGAGAATACATGAGCATCTCTGCTCTGCGCATTCTCAGGCTGATGATCGCCCACCCACGGGGGGAGATGTCAAAAACTTGCGCTTCTAATGAGTGAGGAATACGAGTCTATTCGACTTCACTTGTAAGTCGGCCAGTTCAATGCACTTGGATCATTCTGGTTTATGGTTTCACGCAAACGTTTAGAGTTGTTGaaattgaaatacatatacGAGGAGTACGTTTATGAAAAACACGTGCCTCTGGCTGTCCCTTTTTAAGGTCATAACTTTCACGAAACGGCACCTTACAGATGCGTTAGCAGCACAAATGCAAATCGTTTGGCATTTACGTGACATGTGCAGCCCAGATAAAATGAACAAAAAGCCAACCCAACCCCCAACTCCCGCAGTGGGATGACACATGACAAAGGTCGTCTCTACGTGCTTGCAATTTCTGatatttaaacaaaaatcaaataataaaaaaaacaacaataaatataaaaggAGATAGTGGGCAAAGACAGAGAAATGATTGCCACAGTTTGTGTGTTTGAGGTTAACGGAATGCAAAATATCGTAAGTTTATCAATCAGGGAGGTTGCATAAGATCGCACAAAGGCAGACCCATAGATATTGAATGGGCGATTACAGAAATATAGCCAATTAATTAGCAAAGCTTTTCTTTTATCGAAGAAACCAATAAATCAGGGCGCTATAAAGGAGAAAGAGTTGAATAGACATCTGAGCTTCGGGTCCATTAAATTCACACTTCAGAAGGTGTTAAATACCTTATCCATTGATCCCGCTTTATTAGCACTGAAATCCCATTCAAGCAAAACTTCTTTGACCATTCGTCGGAGGTTCTTTTCCCACACTAAACACGAAATTTCGCCCaaggaaaaaacaaaaaagaaatcAGTGtcaatgaaaatgaaaaatgaaaaaattcaaaatattCGACCAGTGTGCCTCGGGTTCGGCCAAACTTTcaagaacaaaacaaaaccagaaatgagaaatgagaaagagacagagcaaGGGGGAAGCAAAAGAGAATACTACGACAAGTAGCTGGCAGTCAATGATGTCGACCCATTTCGTTTTGGCTTTGGAAGAAAGTAATTTCTCAGGCGACCATCGGCCAGCGGCtgccagagacagagatagagccagagccagagcaagaGACTTGAGCCATTGAGGCGAACGGAACATCTTGGCGGCTCCCAGCTCCGAGTGTATTGGCCGATTTAAGGCCAAGAACTTGCGCGGCAAGTGAACTATGTGTATGCACGGGGCTAGtgcaggggcagggggcagggagCAGGGGCCTGGGCTGACTCCAAGCCAGTTTGCAACCGAGGAGGAGTGGAGGTGGAGAGATGGGACGCATGCGCTGTTGCAACCTGTTTTCCGTGCCCATGCGGTGTTCTGCTGCCCGCTGTTATTTATCGGCGGCTCTTGTTTATCGTGTTCATTGTTGAAAGTCAAAGTTGGCATAGAATTCCATGGAGTTCTGTGGCCGCATTTCGACCACGACTCGAATACTCGTATTACGGTGCGAATATTAAAATTAGTTGCCGCCTCAATGCGTCCAATTAGAACGCGAGCACTCAGAGCAGAGAGACACATATAACGGATCGGTTCAATGACAATGACAGCGGTCCGGTGGAGCTTTAAACGGTATATGTTTTGATCCACACTCGTATTATTTTCACGTTTTGCACTGTGTCGCCTGCTTTATTGGCACCTGCTCTTTCGGCAGCTTTGGGCTTGAGCTTCTTGATTTACAGTTACAGCTTCTGTGACAGTGACAGCGCGAGATCTCAGTGTGGGCGGAGTTAATTATTAATTTACTTCGCTGGGCCTATGACCAGCAGTTCATTTGGCTCTACTGCCTTCAGCTATACTCGTACTTGATTCAAATCGGCGAAGAGGAGCGCGCGCGCGATGTGAGATGAGATCGGGCTCGAAATAAAAGACGCGACGCGCGCATTCACAACCGTCGCGCTTGAAAATATAAGGTAGTTtattcgctctctctctggaGCTCTTTCAAATCATAAACTTTCGATAAGAAAAACCTAGTGTTGTAAAAGTCGCACACACCAAAAAGCGAGAGAGAGCTTTTGTTGCGTTCGATTCTTTCGTGTAAGCTCGCCTGAACAGCTGAGACCGGCTTTGAAGCAAGCTGAGAATCAACACCAACTCCAAGAGCATGCATTTGGGGTATTCGGTATTCAATACTTAACTTGCACTTGTACTCACTTTTGATTGCCCTCGGCATCTGTGTAGCTGCTTCTGTAGCTACCCGTCAGACTGTCGAGGTTGCAGTCGAAGCTGGCGGACAGGGTATAGGCCTTGTTCATGCTGAGCACCTCCTTGAGTTTAATGATTAGCAGCTCTCTCGTGTCGTCCAGATAGTACTCGTCAATGGCGATGCGCATGCGTGCCATCATATTGAGGATACTGATGCTGTGCACATTCAGGTCCTTGGCGTGCAGAACAATCAGATTAGTCACCTCGTTCAGCTGGAACTGTATGGACACGGTGCCCTCGCAGCCGCCTGTTTGCAGGTCGGGATGAATGTATATCTTGTACTTTATGGGCCTAAGCTCAGTGGGCAGACGCCATTCAATCTAGGGGAAGGGGTTGTAAAGATTATTAAATATCCATCATCGATAATAAGCATTTCCATAAAGGAAACGATGGCTTGATAAGGTCTTGATACGATACGGAGAGATTGTCCCATAGTGGTCAGGTCGTAAAAAATGGACTTCGTCGGAATATGTCAGTCTCAGCATTATACGAGTGTGAGTGCATTTACGAGTAAGGTCATTTAATTGTGGAATTATATGTTTATTGACGCCATCGAAATACGAAAAACTAAACTATTGTAGACCTAAGAATCATCTGTTGGCTCTGGAATTCAACAGTTGTTCGGGAGTGCCAGTCCGCAATTGGTTTTGTATGTAGTCCTCGAGAACGTCCAATTTGCGCTGGGCCTCGTCCAGTTGGAGCCACAAGTTGTCCCTATGGACAAGCACTACCACGAGAGCCACAATCAGGCAGGTGGATAGCAGACCAAAGAATATGGCCACTCGCTCCGCTGTGATCCAGTCTAATACACGTAAGAGATAGTGTTCCTTGAATTCTTTCCGTTAACTAACATCGATGCATACCCTTTGTATTCTTCAATTTGAAACCCATCTCTgatctttacaccgagcagtGCGTTGTCCTCAATCAAACTGCCTCGACTGACCACTAAAACTGGCTAGGTTCTCTTCGGCCAACAATTTCTACTTTgataaaacaaaacacaatCATTTAGTCCCAGCGATAAGTATTTGAAATGACTAAGAAATGACCACTCGGGAACATGATAAAACGCGAATTGGTAGCACCGCCGACTTTATGACGACCAACAGGAAAGTTTGTACTTTCCAATTGGTTTGGGTTTCTGTTAAGCTTTTGATAATTTTTTTTGTAGCACTGAACTTACCGCATCGGGATCAGGAAGTCCTGGTGGCAGTGTGGGGTAGATGGGATCGACTCCAGCTGCGGTGGTGGTAGTGGTTCCACTTCCAGGAGTTGTTCCATCTCCAGGGGTTGTTCCACCTCCAGGAGTAGTTGCACCGCCTGGGGAGGTTTCTGAACCGCCGCCAGGAGTTGTAGAACCCCCACTTGGTGTGGTGGCACCATCGCCAGTTGGCACGTTGGGATTGGCTGTGGTAGTTGTGGTGGAGGTCGAAGTGGTATCTGCCGTAAGGGCATCAATCTTGTCCAGGGCATCCTGCAGATCATTCTCCAGATCGGAATTCTGTACGGCCAGCACAATGGTGGAAATACAGAAGGCCGTTGTGGCCAGGCCTAGGAAGATGGCCACAAATTTGACAGTCAGCCCTAAAGGGTTCGGATTAAATACGTGATGACAATGCGGTTCTCCAATCAAACTATCAGGATGGACTCACAGGCAACCATTTTAGTCTATTATCCTTGCTCTTTCAGGAGAACTTTCAATTGCTTCCACTGCGCTGGGCGCCAAATTGGAAACTAAATGCAAACTGCGAGTTTGACCCAACAATTTGGACTTAGTAAACTGCGGCCAGATTGCTGGACGATATCTAGACATGCCATATAGCTCCCCGATCCACGATCCCCAGGGCCCAGATAAATAGTCTTTAGTCTTTAGGTTTATGCCTGGTCATTAGGGTGTAGACTTTTATGATATTATTGCAAGGTTGTATATCGGAGCTTATTGCCGGACAGTCGCAGACCCAGGATGATTGCGCCCCATCAAGATTGGCGCTAGGACAGCCAGTGCATGGTTATCGACGATTCTTGGGGCCATAGAAATCGCCACATTGTTggataaaataaaagaaattcTTGGTTTTATTTATGGTTTGATTTTGGAACTTTATTTTATTGAACTTGAGCGGAAATTTTGTTTTTCTCTTATGCAATTCCTTCTAATTGCCAATTAGCTCTAAAACAGTTACGTATGAACATTTATTGTACAGTAAAGACCATCTTTACAATCGGTTTTCCTTGGTCAACGGAACGGAGGTGCCACTTAGCCAGTCGCTTATGTCACCGCTGTTCTGCTTCAGCCACTCGATGTTGTACTTGATGGTCTCCACCGCCTCCAGCCTGGAGTTGGCCCCGGCCCCGGACTCTGGGTACTTGGCATAGAACTGCTGCAGTTCCTCCAGCTTGACCTGGCTGGCAAAGCTCTTCGTGATCTGGGCAATCAGCCTGCCAAAGTTTCGATTTGTCAGCCCGAAACGAGCACTCAGCTGGGGCCATTGCTCTCGGTAGTAGTCCCACACCACGGGCTCGCCCACGGGGTTGCCAGCAATGTTCTGCACGCAGGTAAAATAGTCCTGGGAGCGCACAATACTCTCGTCACTGGCCAGTACGAGGAAGTTGAACAGCAACTGGGCGTCCTGAACACCAGCCAACCCATACATAAGCTTCAGCTTCTCGCTGGCATCCGTTTCCTCCAAGAAAAGTTCAAATAGCTTATCCCAGTCGGAGTTGCTAGTCGACTGCTGCATGCCGTAATAATAGACGATCTCGCGCAGATCGGGCGCTGGTCGGTTGGCGGCGGTGGGgttctgaagccaggtgttgAAGCTCTGAGCTGCCTGGTCCAGACAGTCGGGCAGGCCGAGGGAACAGGCCGCGGACAGGATGGACACCCGCAGTCGACTGTAATGTCGGAAGAGTAAGGAATTGTAAGAGGGGAATCGTTGGCTGAGAAGGGGGTCAGTGCTTACTTATTCAAGTGGTTATTCGCGTCCACACTCCAGCCCACTTCCTGGTAGACGCTGTCAACCAGAGTCCTTGCATAGGTCAAGTAGGAAACGTAGCCCTCGTTGAACATCAGGCTGCGTTGCAGCGCCTTAAGCTTCTCAGCCGCCACGTACCAGGGCGCAAAGTCACGCTCCTGGCCAAGGTAGGCGGTCATCTCCAGCGGAACTTTGTAGGACAGTTGGCTGGCATCGGCCACGGCGAAGGCATCATTCAAAAGATGGGAGCGATCGGCAACGTCGAATCGGGCGGGATCGGCTATCAATTGCTTGATGAGGGCATCCCAGAGACTATCTTCGTAGTTAACGCGATAATACCCCAATTGATGGACGTTCAGCTTAATCCACTGGACATCAACGTCCAAGGCGATTTCCGCCGTGTCATTATCGTAAGGGAACACGAAGCTCTCGACGTTGTCGTCCTCCCAAGCGTCGATGGTGTAAGTGACGGGCACGCTCCACCTGTACTGGAATTCGCTGTCTTCGGGAGCCTCCTCATAGCTGGCCTTGTTGGAGAGGAAGCGCTGCTGAGTAATGAGGAATCCAGCATCCCCACGGGACACATTCAGGACCGGGTAGCCCATCTGTTCGGTCCATGTGCGCATCAAGAGCTTCACATCAAAGTCTGTCACAAGGTCCACCTCGCTCAGGAAGTCATCCGTGACCGTGTTTTCAAACTGATACTTTACCAAATAGTTGGTAACAGCCTCCTCGAATTTTTCGGAACCTACAAGGTTCTCAAGCATCCGGATGACCGAGCCACCCTTCTCATAGCTGATGGTGTCGAAAATGGCGCTGATCTCAGCCGGTGACTCCACTTCCTGGACAATGGGGTGCGAAGAGAGTTTGGCATCATAGACCATGACAGGATGCAGGGCGATTATTTGGAATTGCTCCAGCTACGTGGCAGATTAAAGTATGATTAGTCTCGAGAAGAATATCATTGCATATGATTTATTATAATGGTGACCCATGACTTACCATTCCCCAGTCTGGATACACTGCGTTCACTCCCTTGTACTGCATGTAGCGGGCAAATCCCTCGTTTAGCCAGATGTCATTCCACCATTTCATGGTAACTAGATTGCCGAACCATTGGTGAGCAATCTCGTGGGCCAGGACGGAGGCGATAGACTGCTTGTTGGATGTCGAGCTGTAGCTCTCGTCGTAGAGTAGAGCCGTCTCGCGGTAAGTGACCAGACCCCAGTGCTCCATGGCATTGGAGGAGAAGTCGGGGATGGCAGCCATATCCAGTTTGGTCAGTGGATACGGCACATTGTAATACTGGATGTAGTACTCCGTGACGGCAGCTCCAAACTCTAAAGCAAAGTCAACCTTGTTCAGCTGGTGGGGAGTGGCAAAAGCCTCCATAGAGAAGTCCTCGCCAATCCCATTGGCATTAACAGTTGTGGACTTGGAGGCAAAATCGGAAACAATGATGCACACCAGGTACGTGCTCATCGATACAGTGCTCTCGAAGATGGCCTCCGTGTATTCGCCCAAATAATTGGATTCCTAAATGGTTTTATTAGATGAGCTGGGAAACGGAATTTAATAATGACTATGCTTACGGATAGCTTCATATTGGAGACTGCGTGGTAAGATCCTGTGGGATGTACCACTGTGATGGCGAAAGTAGCCTTCATCGCCGGCTCATCGAAGCACGGGAAGGCCTGGCGGGCATAGACTGGCTCGAATTGCGTTGACGAAATGTTTCTGCAACACAAAACAGGGATGTCAAAATTGCGTTAGATCGCTGAATAAAATCTGACTAAATAGGACTAAATTCTGCCGTGCCGTGTGCCGCGACGTTAGCTTGTATATGGGCGATTTCGCCAAAAAGTACACCACGGCaaaaaacattaaaattcTAAAAGAACAGATATTATTTTCTACATGTATTCAAAAATGACTTATTTACCCCATTAACATATTAAAATAAAGAAGAGTTCACTTTTTCTTTATGTTTTGGTATTGTTACAGTCATTATATCCCATAAGGAAGATTATTCTTGATAAACTGTTTCCTCAAAGTCTAAATATATTGAATTATCAAAAAAAATATCCAGAATATTTGCCAGATCTCGGCTTTTTTAAACT
This region of Drosophila miranda strain MSH22 chromosome 2, D.miranda_PacBio2.1, whole genome shotgun sequence genomic DNA includes:
- the LOC108156549 gene encoding uncharacterized protein LOC108156549; its protein translation is MGFKLKNTKDWITAERVAIFFGLLSTCLIVALVVVLVHRDNLWLQLDEAQRKLDVLEDYIQNQLRTGTPEQLLNSRANR
- the LOC108157076 gene encoding glutamyl aminopeptidase, with the protein product MFLSRNWMQVVLAWAVAAFATATVVVAVQNAKLEADLRDVQEKIDIYKELDVRPTLQRERRDDIIDYRLPTALLPKHYELYWHPDLDTGTFTGQEKITIDVVEATNQIILHSYLLDVTNVYVLNREVVEYVLEVERQLLIITLTEDLVVDSSITLGILFNGNMTDKLVGLYSSTYKSEAGDQRNISSTQFEPVYARQAFPCFDEPAMKATFAITVVHPTGSYHAVSNMKLSESNYLGEYTEAIFESTVSMSTYLVCIIVSDFASKSTTVNANGIGEDFSMEAFATPHQLNKVDFALEFGAAVTEYYIQYYNVPYPLTKLDMAAIPDFSSNAMEHWGLVTYRETALLYDESYSSTSNKQSIASVLAHEIAHQWFGNLVTMKWWNDIWLNEGFARYMQYKGVNAVYPDWGMLEQFQIIALHPVMVYDAKLSSHPIVQEVESPAEISAIFDTISYEKGGSVIRMLENLVGSEKFEEAVTNYLVKYQFENTVTDDFLSEVDLVTDFDVKLLMRTWTEQMGYPVLNVSRGDAGFLITQQRFLSNKASYEEAPEDSEFQYRWSVPVTYTIDAWEDDNVESFVFPYDNDTAEIALDVDVQWIKLNVHQLGYYRVNYEDSLWDALIKQLIADPARFDVADRSHLLNDAFAVADASQLSYKVPLEMTAYLGQERDFAPWYVAAEKLKALQRSLMFNEGYVSYLTYARTLVDSVYQEVGWSVDANNHLNNRLRVSILSAACSLGLPDCLDQAAQSFNTWLQNPTAANRPAPDLREIVYYYGMQQSTSNSDWDKLFELFLEETDASEKLKLMYGLAGVQDAQLLFNFLVLASDESIVRSQDYFTCVQNIAGNPVGEPVVWDYYREQWPQLSARFGLTNRNFGRLIAQITKSFASQVKLEELQQFYAKYPESGAGANSRLEAVETIKYNIEWLKQNSGDISDWLSGTSVPLTKENRL